A single Curtobacterium sp. MCSS17_015 DNA region contains:
- the coxB gene encoding cytochrome c oxidase subunit II, producing the protein MRSNRRIRWAAVPVAVGLVIALAGCSQQQLNGWLPGTGETKDVTNHTSRIVGLWTTSWIVLLAVGLIVWGLVIWAAIVYRRRKGQTGLPVQMRYNMPLEIFYTLVPLILVLGFFAFTAKDQEAIEKPFAQPDATVHVYGKRWGWDFNYIDQKNPNESVYYQGIQAQEEENGGGAIDESLLPTLYLPVGKKVEIELSSRDVNHSFWVIDFLYKKDMLPGKTNYEYFIPQKEGTFQGKCAELCGEYHSLMLFQVKVVSQAEYDDYLASLRDEGKVGLLGNEYDTNTNQPNNEAPAEASSDKK; encoded by the coding sequence GTGCGTTCGAATCGCCGTATACGTTGGGCGGCCGTCCCGGTGGCCGTCGGTCTGGTCATCGCACTGGCTGGCTGCTCGCAGCAGCAGCTGAACGGATGGCTCCCCGGCACGGGAGAGACGAAGGACGTCACCAACCACACGAGCCGCATCGTCGGCCTGTGGACCACGAGCTGGATCGTCCTGCTGGCGGTCGGTCTGATCGTGTGGGGCCTCGTCATCTGGGCCGCGATCGTCTACCGCCGCCGGAAGGGCCAGACCGGCCTGCCCGTGCAGATGCGGTACAACATGCCGCTCGAGATCTTCTACACGCTCGTGCCGCTGATCCTCGTGCTCGGCTTCTTCGCGTTCACCGCGAAGGACCAGGAAGCGATCGAGAAGCCCTTCGCGCAGCCGGACGCCACCGTGCACGTCTACGGCAAGCGCTGGGGCTGGGACTTCAACTACATCGACCAGAAGAACCCGAACGAGAGCGTCTACTACCAGGGCATCCAGGCCCAGGAAGAAGAGAACGGCGGCGGGGCGATCGACGAGTCGCTGCTCCCCACGCTGTACCTCCCGGTCGGCAAGAAGGTCGAGATCGAGCTCAGCTCGCGCGACGTCAACCACTCGTTCTGGGTCATCGACTTCCTCTACAAGAAGGACATGCTCCCGGGCAAGACGAACTACGAGTACTTCATCCCGCAGAAGGAAGGCACGTTCCAGGGCAAGTGCGCCGAGCTCTGCGGTGAGTACCACTCCCTGATGCTCTTCCAGGTGAAGGTCGTGTCGCAGGCGGAGTACGACGACTACCTCGCGTCCCTGCGGGACGAGGGCAAGGTCGGTCTGCTCGGCAACGAGTACGACACCAACACGAACCAGCCGAACAACGAGGCGCCTGCCGAGGCGTCGAGCGACAAGAAGTAA
- a CDS encoding ATP-binding cassette domain-containing protein yields MIEFRSVRKTYPDGTTAVESFDLVIPSRTTTVFVGSSGCGKTTLLRMINRMIDPTAGSVQIDGEDIAGVDPVQLRRRIGYVMQNAGLLPHRKVADNIATVPLLTGVSKGDARKRALELMDTVGLDRSLADRYPSQLSGGQQQRVGVARGLAVDPNILLMDEPFGAVDPLVRNDLQDELIRLQRELGKTVVFVTHDIDEAFKLGDQVVILKKGGEIAQLGTPAEILSEPADDFVANFIGAGRGRRSLRVEQTPTGPIVVDGDGRAAGVLTGPTGVVDAAAAVRSEAGTPARVPGAAAQGGSTR; encoded by the coding sequence ATGATCGAGTTCCGCTCGGTGCGCAAGACCTACCCGGACGGCACGACCGCCGTCGAGTCGTTCGACCTCGTGATCCCCTCGCGGACCACGACGGTGTTCGTCGGTTCGAGCGGATGCGGCAAGACCACGCTGCTCCGGATGATCAACCGGATGATCGACCCCACGGCGGGCTCCGTCCAGATCGACGGCGAGGACATCGCCGGCGTCGACCCCGTGCAGCTCCGGCGCCGGATCGGCTACGTCATGCAGAACGCCGGTCTGCTGCCGCACCGGAAGGTCGCGGACAACATCGCCACCGTGCCGCTCCTGACGGGGGTGTCCAAGGGCGACGCGCGGAAGCGCGCGCTCGAGCTCATGGACACCGTCGGTCTCGACCGCTCGCTCGCGGACCGGTACCCCTCCCAGCTCTCCGGCGGCCAGCAGCAGCGCGTCGGTGTGGCCCGCGGTCTGGCCGTGGACCCGAACATCCTCCTCATGGACGAGCCGTTCGGTGCCGTCGATCCCCTCGTACGCAACGACCTGCAGGACGAGCTGATCCGGCTGCAGCGTGAGCTCGGCAAGACCGTGGTCTTCGTGACGCACGACATCGACGAGGCCTTCAAGCTCGGTGACCAGGTCGTCATCCTCAAGAAGGGCGGCGAGATCGCCCAGCTCGGCACACCGGCGGAGATCCTGTCCGAGCCGGCCGACGACTTCGTCGCGAACTTCATCGGTGCCGGGCGGGGACGCCGCTCGCTCCGGGTCGAACAGACCCCGACCGGTCCGATCGTCGTGGACGGTGACGGCCGCGCCGCCGGCGTCCTGACCGGTCCCACGGGCGTCGTCGACGCCGCTGCCGCTGTCCGCTCCGAGGCCGGGACGCCCGCACGCGTCCCGGGTGCTGCGGCGCAGGGTGGGAGCACCCGGTGA
- a CDS encoding glucose-6-phosphate dehydrogenase yields MTDKRTLIIFGATGDLASRLLLPGLGTFLQSGRSVPVQLIGTGRSARSEEQWKDVVTKSFASQDVKGPEVDATIESTKFIQGDPTDPEHLTALLDAAEAEPILYFALPPQIASDICEALQHVELPEGTTLAFEKPFGTDVASAEALNKTVLELVPEERVHRTDHFLGRTTVLNIIGLRFANRLFEPIWNADNIEKVDVFYDETLGLENRAQYYDEAGALVDMIQSHLLQILALVTMDAPAAIDSVEFRSSLARVLRSTRLKGDDATIASRRAVYTAGTIDGKDLPSYQQEDGVDPSRGTETLAEIEVEVDTARWAGVPFTLRSGKALGASRKEVLITFKPVTRLPSGLTGRPKADTLRIVLNPDEIELSVSANGGGNPFEMGQVTLSSSFDDGELTPYGEVLNGIFHDDPLLSIRGDVAERCWEIVEPVVSAWKADQVPLEEYRAGSRGPADWVSSS; encoded by the coding sequence GTGACCGACAAGCGCACCCTCATCATCTTCGGCGCGACGGGCGACCTCGCCTCCCGCCTCCTCCTGCCCGGTCTCGGCACGTTCCTGCAGAGCGGTCGGTCCGTCCCGGTGCAGCTCATCGGCACGGGGCGCAGCGCCCGCAGTGAGGAGCAGTGGAAGGACGTCGTCACGAAGTCGTTCGCCTCGCAGGACGTGAAGGGCCCGGAGGTCGACGCGACCATCGAGTCGACGAAGTTCATCCAGGGCGACCCGACCGACCCGGAGCACCTGACGGCACTGCTCGACGCCGCCGAGGCCGAGCCGATCCTCTACTTCGCGCTCCCGCCGCAGATCGCGTCGGACATCTGCGAGGCCCTGCAGCACGTCGAGCTCCCGGAGGGCACCACCCTCGCCTTCGAGAAGCCGTTCGGCACCGACGTCGCGAGTGCCGAGGCCCTCAACAAGACCGTCCTCGAGCTCGTGCCCGAGGAGCGCGTGCACCGCACCGACCACTTCCTCGGTCGCACCACCGTGCTCAACATCATCGGTCTGCGCTTCGCGAACCGTCTGTTCGAACCGATCTGGAACGCCGACAACATCGAGAAGGTCGACGTCTTCTACGACGAGACGCTCGGCCTCGAGAACCGCGCCCAGTACTACGACGAGGCCGGCGCGCTCGTCGACATGATCCAGTCGCACCTGCTGCAGATCCTGGCCCTCGTGACGATGGACGCCCCGGCAGCGATCGACTCGGTCGAGTTCCGTTCGTCGCTGGCCCGTGTGCTCCGGTCGACCCGCCTCAAGGGCGACGACGCGACGATCGCCTCGCGTCGCGCGGTCTACACCGCCGGCACGATCGACGGCAAGGACCTGCCGTCGTACCAGCAGGAGGACGGCGTCGACCCCTCGCGCGGTACCGAGACGCTCGCCGAGATCGAGGTCGAGGTCGACACCGCTCGCTGGGCCGGTGTCCCCTTCACGCTCCGTTCCGGCAAGGCGCTCGGCGCCAGCCGCAAGGAGGTCCTCATCACCTTCAAGCCGGTGACGCGCCTCCCGTCCGGCCTGACGGGCCGGCCGAAGGCGGACACGCTGCGCATCGTCCTCAACCCCGACGAGATCGAGCTGTCGGTGTCGGCGAACGGTGGCGGCAACCCGTTCGAGATGGGGCAGGTCACGCTGTCGTCGTCCTTCGACGACGGCGAGCTGACGCCCTACGGCGAGGTCCTCAACGGCATCTTCCACGACGACCCGCTGCTCTCCATCCGTGGTGACGTCGCGGAGCGCTGCTGGGAGATCGTCGAGCCGGTCGTCTCGGCGTGGAAGGCCGACCAGGTCCCGCTCGAGGAGTACCGCGCGGGCTCGCGCGGCCCGGCGGACTGGGTCAGCTCGTCCTGA
- a CDS encoding TetR/AcrR family transcriptional regulator, which yields MLVTEVPNALPGGSSLLRNEPVQARSSARLAGLLDAAAAVIDEIGFERLTTAMVAERAGASIGTVYRYFPDRIAVVEALAIRCTQRLASRFVETLDASGATTWQEGCDALIEMTAEMYRTEPGFRAIRFADIDTTSGDEDADRLAALGGAVGTVMRERFGLPQSEALARAWVVLAESAHAVLARAHVDREHPDQALIDAYRAMSRPYLESVIRAS from the coding sequence GTGCTCGTCACCGAGGTTCCGAACGCTCTGCCAGGGGGATCATCACTGCTCAGGAACGAGCCGGTCCAGGCACGGAGCTCGGCCCGCCTCGCAGGTCTGCTCGACGCCGCCGCGGCGGTGATCGACGAGATCGGGTTCGAGCGCCTGACGACGGCCATGGTCGCCGAGCGCGCCGGGGCGTCCATCGGCACGGTCTACCGGTACTTCCCGGACCGCATCGCCGTGGTCGAGGCGCTGGCGATCCGCTGCACGCAGCGTCTCGCCTCCCGGTTCGTCGAGACGCTCGACGCGTCCGGTGCCACCACCTGGCAGGAGGGCTGTGACGCCCTCATCGAGATGACCGCCGAGATGTACCGCACCGAGCCGGGCTTCCGGGCGATCCGGTTCGCCGACATCGACACCACCTCCGGAGACGAGGACGCCGACCGGCTCGCCGCGCTCGGCGGAGCCGTCGGTACCGTCATGCGCGAACGCTTCGGCCTGCCCCAGTCCGAGGCACTCGCACGGGCCTGGGTGGTGCTGGCCGAATCGGCGCACGCCGTCCTCGCCCGGGCCCACGTCGACCGCGAGCACCCGGACCAGGCGCTCATCGACGCCTACCGCGCGATGAGCCGGCCCTACCTGGAGTCGGTGATCCGAGCCTCCTGA
- a CDS encoding iron-sulfur cluster assembly accessory protein: MSDTITTEAATDATSHGVLLSDAASAKVASLLEQEGRDDLRLRLAVQPGGCSGLIYQLYFDERLLDGDATAEFDGVEVVVDKMSVPYLDGATIDFEDTIQKQGFTIDNPNAQGSCACGDSFH, encoded by the coding sequence ATGAGCGACACCATCACGACCGAAGCAGCGACCGACGCCACGTCGCACGGTGTGCTGCTGAGCGACGCGGCCTCGGCGAAGGTCGCCAGCCTGCTCGAACAGGAGGGCCGCGATGACCTGCGCCTCCGTCTCGCCGTCCAGCCGGGCGGGTGCTCGGGCTTGATCTACCAGCTGTACTTCGACGAGCGACTGCTCGACGGCGACGCCACGGCGGAGTTCGACGGCGTGGAAGTCGTCGTCGACAAGATGAGCGTGCCCTACCTCGACGGTGCGACGATCGACTTCGAGGACACCATCCAGAAGCAGGGCTTCACCATCGACAACCCGAACGCGCAGGGCAGCTGCGCGTGTGGCGACAGCTTCCACTGA
- a CDS encoding glycoside hydrolase family 15 protein yields MAQRIEDHALIGDCHTAALVTRDGEIDWACLPRFDSASTFAALLGDEHDGQWSLRPTDPAATSVRRHDGDSLVLSTVWTTPTGVVEVTDFMPVDAHRATIVRRVRGLSGTVEVQQVLRIRFGYGDVLPWIRQVGDDDGPVLVATAGPDAVVVRGPRFRPDDHRHVTTTTIADGDVLDTTLTWYPSHREPPEPFDVTAALHHTRDWWHDWTSRTRAEGKYAPAVRRSLMYLRAMTHAETGGVVAAATTSLPEDPGGERNWDYRFVWLRDASLALASLIAHGYRDEASDWRSWLLRAIAGDPEDVQIMYGIAGERELPERTLEHLTGYAGSTPVRVGNGASTQYQGDVFGEVLSALHDARELGVEESGASWSLQRALLRYVEEHWQDPDNGIWEMRGPRRHFTHSRAMIWAAFDRGVAACEEFGLEGPVERWRTLRDQVRAEIEEHGWNAGRGSYRQHYDTDEVDASLLVLPQIGYCRPDDPRMLGTVAAIEEDLRVGDDGLLLRYRTSSGFDGLRGAEHPFLACSFWLVEQYAGSGRSADAERLMDVLVGFANDVGMLSEEVDVATGHHIGNTPQALSHLTLVTAADAIARAQGAAAGHRTRAARRSGGTWSVTGAGEQAGRAG; encoded by the coding sequence ATGGCTCAGCGCATCGAGGACCACGCCCTCATCGGGGACTGTCACACCGCCGCACTCGTGACGCGGGACGGTGAGATCGACTGGGCGTGCCTCCCCCGCTTCGACAGCGCGTCCACCTTCGCCGCCCTGCTCGGCGACGAACACGACGGGCAGTGGTCCCTCCGCCCGACCGACCCGGCGGCCACCTCGGTCCGACGACACGACGGCGACTCCCTCGTGCTCTCGACGGTCTGGACGACACCGACCGGCGTCGTCGAGGTCACCGACTTCATGCCCGTCGACGCGCACCGAGCCACGATCGTCCGCCGGGTGCGCGGTCTCTCCGGCACGGTCGAGGTGCAGCAGGTGCTCCGCATCCGGTTCGGCTACGGCGACGTCCTCCCCTGGATCCGCCAGGTCGGCGACGACGACGGACCGGTTCTCGTCGCGACCGCCGGCCCGGACGCCGTCGTCGTCCGGGGGCCCCGGTTCCGCCCGGACGACCACCGCCACGTCACGACGACGACGATCGCCGACGGGGACGTCCTCGACACCACCCTCACGTGGTACCCGTCGCACCGTGAACCACCGGAGCCGTTCGACGTCACCGCCGCCCTCCACCACACGCGCGACTGGTGGCACGACTGGACCTCCCGCACCCGCGCCGAGGGGAAGTACGCACCCGCCGTCCGCAGGTCCCTCATGTACCTGCGCGCGATGACCCATGCGGAGACCGGCGGCGTCGTGGCGGCCGCGACCACGAGCCTCCCGGAGGACCCCGGCGGCGAACGCAACTGGGACTACCGCTTCGTGTGGCTACGAGACGCCTCGTTGGCGCTCGCGTCCCTCATCGCACACGGCTACCGCGACGAGGCGTCCGACTGGCGGTCCTGGCTCCTGCGGGCCATCGCCGGCGACCCGGAGGACGTGCAGATCATGTACGGCATCGCCGGCGAACGCGAGCTGCCCGAACGGACGCTCGAGCACCTCACCGGGTACGCCGGGTCCACGCCCGTCCGCGTCGGCAACGGCGCCTCCACGCAGTACCAGGGTGACGTCTTCGGCGAGGTCCTGTCGGCGCTGCACGACGCCCGAGAACTGGGCGTCGAGGAGAGCGGGGCGTCCTGGTCCCTCCAGCGGGCCCTCCTGCGGTACGTGGAGGAGCACTGGCAGGACCCGGACAACGGCATCTGGGAGATGCGTGGTCCCCGACGGCACTTCACCCACTCCCGGGCCATGATCTGGGCGGCCTTCGACCGCGGTGTCGCCGCGTGCGAGGAGTTCGGGCTCGAGGGACCGGTCGAACGGTGGCGGACCCTCCGCGACCAGGTGCGCGCCGAGATCGAGGAGCACGGCTGGAACGCCGGACGCGGCTCGTACCGCCAGCACTACGACACCGACGAGGTCGACGCCAGCCTGCTCGTCCTGCCCCAGATCGGCTACTGCCGGCCGGACGACCCCCGGATGCTCGGGACCGTCGCGGCGATCGAGGAGGACCTCCGCGTCGGCGACGACGGGCTCCTCCTCCGCTACCGGACCTCCTCCGGCTTCGACGGCCTGCGCGGCGCGGAACACCCGTTCCTGGCCTGCTCGTTCTGGCTCGTCGAGCAGTACGCCGGTTCCGGCCGGTCAGCGGACGCCGAACGCCTCATGGACGTGCTGGTCGGGTTCGCGAACGACGTCGGCATGCTCTCCGAGGAGGTCGACGTCGCCACCGGCCACCACATCGGCAACACCCCGCAGGCGCTCTCGCACCTCACGCTCGTGACCGCGGCGGACGCGATCGCCCGGGCCCAGGGCGCTGCGGCTGGGCACCGGACGCGCGCGGCCCGGCGCAGCGGCGGCACCTGGAGCGTCACCGGGGCCGGCGAGCAGGCCGGGCGCGCCGGCTGA
- a CDS encoding phosphatase domain-containing protein, whose protein sequence is MPETTPPDPSAPRDTSTPPQRDARSVEREHDRREQAPWGIQQWETAIPEPILHRAARIEDAVQEFREQHARKRGQVPTVIPYTGYGAPGWVRVLCRVLLTRRGLASDVSYSGVRGWRSFTSVAVDHAEVTITAGGTTHTVTSDRGGVVDTIVPIDLEPGWQKIRLSAGGMRDVDADVFVVHPDTRFGLLSDIDDTVMVTSLPRPMLAAWNSFVLTEHARRPVPGMSVLYERVLAQHPGAPTVYLSTGAWNVAPTLGRFLSRNMYPSGTLLLTDWGPTHDRFFRSGQQHKQDNLRRLARDFPDVQWLLVGDDGQHDEQLYGEFVREHPDNVAAVAIRQLSTSEAVLAGGRSRAQERTRDSTKPWVYAPDGAGLWTELGRVGIADVD, encoded by the coding sequence ATGCCCGAGACGACGCCTCCGGACCCTTCTGCGCCCCGGGACACCAGCACTCCCCCACAGCGGGACGCCCGGTCCGTCGAGCGGGAACACGACCGCCGGGAGCAGGCGCCGTGGGGCATCCAGCAGTGGGAGACGGCGATCCCGGAGCCGATCCTGCACCGGGCTGCCCGGATCGAGGACGCCGTGCAGGAGTTCCGCGAGCAGCACGCCCGGAAGCGCGGCCAGGTCCCGACGGTCATCCCGTACACGGGGTACGGCGCACCCGGGTGGGTCCGTGTGCTCTGCCGGGTGCTGCTCACCCGTCGCGGCTTGGCGTCGGACGTCTCGTACTCCGGGGTCCGCGGGTGGCGCAGCTTCACGAGCGTCGCCGTCGACCACGCCGAGGTCACCATCACGGCCGGGGGAACGACGCACACCGTGACGAGTGACCGCGGTGGCGTGGTCGACACGATCGTCCCGATCGACCTCGAGCCGGGCTGGCAGAAGATCCGCCTGTCCGCCGGGGGCATGCGCGATGTCGACGCCGACGTCTTCGTGGTGCACCCGGACACCCGCTTCGGCCTGCTCTCCGACATCGACGACACCGTCATGGTCACGAGCCTCCCCCGCCCGATGCTCGCCGCCTGGAACTCCTTCGTGCTCACCGAGCACGCCCGCCGTCCGGTGCCCGGCATGTCGGTGCTCTACGAACGCGTCCTCGCGCAGCACCCGGGCGCGCCGACCGTGTACCTGTCCACCGGGGCGTGGAACGTCGCGCCCACGCTCGGACGGTTCCTCTCCCGCAACATGTACCCGTCCGGCACGCTGCTGCTCACCGACTGGGGCCCGACGCACGACCGCTTCTTCCGCAGCGGGCAGCAGCACAAGCAGGACAACCTGCGGCGGCTCGCGCGGGACTTCCCGGACGTCCAGTGGCTCCTGGTCGGTGACGACGGCCAGCACGACGAACAGCTCTACGGCGAGTTCGTCCGCGAGCACCCGGACAACGTCGCCGCCGTGGCGATCCGACAGCTGTCGACGAGCGAGGCCGTGCTCGCCGGTGGTCGTTCCCGGGCGCAGGAGCGCACGCGGGACTCCACGAAGCCCTGGGTGTACGCCCCGGACGGCGCCGGGCTCTGGACCGAACTCGGCCGGGTCGGGATCGCCGACGTCGACTGA
- a CDS encoding cytochrome c oxidase subunit 4, translating to MRANTNLFWILFIFFVIADAAYTIWSVIYYGSIEWVGTLSIGLTGIMSAFIAFYLGRVMSAQGGVLPEDRQDANIEDGDAELGHFSPWSWWPIFLAAAIAVCFLGVAAGLWIVPIGLALVAITLVGWVYEYYRGNFGH from the coding sequence ATGCGCGCGAACACCAACCTGTTCTGGATCCTGTTCATCTTCTTCGTGATCGCGGATGCCGCGTACACGATCTGGTCCGTGATCTACTACGGCAGCATCGAGTGGGTCGGCACCCTGTCGATCGGCCTGACCGGGATCATGTCCGCCTTCATCGCCTTCTACCTGGGTCGCGTCATGTCGGCTCAGGGCGGAGTGCTGCCGGAGGACCGCCAGGACGCCAACATCGAGGACGGCGACGCCGAGCTCGGGCACTTCAGCCCGTGGTCGTGGTGGCCGATCTTCCTGGCCGCGGCGATCGCGGTCTGCTTCCTCGGAGTCGCAGCCGGCCTCTGGATCGTGCCGATCGGTCTCGCCCTCGTCGCGATCACCCTCGTCGGCTGGGTCTACGAGTACTACCGCGGCAACTTCGGTCACTGA
- the ctaD gene encoding cytochrome c oxidase subunit I, with protein sequence MTTSFVGQATTRPSTPDFQASKVGRKGNIIVRWATSTDHKTIGYMYLITSFLYFLLAGIMALVIRAQLFEPGLQVLATKEQYNQLFTMHGTIMLLMFATPLFSGFANAIMPLQIGAPDVAFPRLNGLAFWMYFFGSAIAVGGFLTPQGAASFGWFAYAPLSDTTFTPGLGGTLWVFGLGMTGFSTILGAVNFITTIITMRAPGMTMFRMSIFTWNVLVTSLLVLMAFPVLAAALFGLGLDRVFDAQIFNPANGGALLWQHLFWFFGHPEVYIIALPFFGIVSEVFPVFSRKPIFGYKTLVYATITIAALSITVWAHHMYVTGGVLLPWFSLMTMLIAVPTGVKIFNWVGTMWRGSVTFETPILWAIGFLVTFTFGGLTGVILASPPLDFHVSDSYFVVAHFHYVVFGTVVFAMFSGFYFWWPKFTGKMLNERLGKIHFWLLFIGFHTTFLIQHWLGVVGMPRRYATYLPDDGFTWMNQVSTVGSMILGISFLPFIFNVYVTARNAPKVAVNDPWGYGRSLEWATSCPPPRHNFTSIPRIRSESPAFDLNHPEAGVPVGVGPAKDAPDAPTYDAAKGEVK encoded by the coding sequence ATGACAACGTCATTCGTCGGCCAGGCGACCACCAGGCCCTCGACGCCGGACTTCCAGGCGTCGAAGGTCGGTCGCAAGGGCAACATCATCGTGCGGTGGGCGACGTCCACCGACCACAAGACGATCGGGTACATGTACCTGATCACCTCGTTCCTCTACTTCCTGCTCGCCGGCATCATGGCGCTCGTCATCCGCGCGCAGCTGTTCGAACCGGGTCTCCAGGTCCTCGCGACCAAGGAGCAGTACAACCAGCTGTTCACGATGCACGGCACGATCATGCTGCTGATGTTCGCGACGCCGCTCTTCTCGGGCTTCGCGAACGCGATCATGCCGCTCCAGATCGGTGCACCGGATGTCGCGTTCCCGCGTCTGAACGGCCTCGCGTTCTGGATGTACTTCTTCGGCAGCGCGATCGCCGTCGGTGGGTTCCTCACCCCGCAGGGTGCCGCCTCGTTCGGGTGGTTCGCCTACGCGCCGCTGAGTGACACCACGTTCACGCCGGGGCTCGGCGGGACGCTCTGGGTGTTCGGGCTCGGCATGACCGGCTTCTCGACGATCCTCGGTGCGGTGAACTTCATCACCACGATCATCACGATGCGTGCTCCGGGCATGACGATGTTCCGCATGTCGATCTTCACGTGGAACGTCCTCGTGACGAGCCTCCTCGTGCTGATGGCCTTCCCGGTCCTGGCGGCGGCGCTGTTCGGCCTCGGGCTCGACCGTGTGTTCGACGCACAGATCTTCAACCCGGCCAACGGTGGCGCCTTGCTCTGGCAGCACCTGTTCTGGTTCTTCGGGCACCCCGAGGTGTACATCATCGCGCTGCCGTTCTTCGGCATCGTGTCCGAAGTCTTCCCGGTGTTCAGCCGCAAGCCGATCTTCGGCTACAAGACCCTCGTCTACGCGACCATCACCATCGCTGCCCTGTCGATCACCGTGTGGGCGCACCACATGTACGTCACCGGCGGTGTCCTGCTGCCGTGGTTCTCGCTCATGACGATGCTCATCGCGGTCCCGACCGGCGTGAAGATCTTCAACTGGGTCGGCACCATGTGGCGCGGTTCGGTCACCTTCGAGACCCCGATCCTCTGGGCGATCGGGTTCCTCGTGACGTTCACGTTCGGTGGTCTCACCGGCGTGATCCTCGCCTCGCCGCCGCTCGACTTCCACGTCTCCGACTCGTACTTCGTCGTGGCGCACTTCCACTACGTGGTCTTCGGCACCGTCGTGTTCGCGATGTTCTCCGGCTTTTACTTCTGGTGGCCGAAGTTCACCGGCAAGATGCTCAACGAGCGTCTCGGCAAGATCCACTTCTGGCTGCTGTTCATCGGGTTCCACACGACGTTCCTCATCCAGCACTGGCTCGGCGTCGTGGGCATGCCCCGCCGCTACGCGACCTACCTGCCGGACGACGGCTTCACGTGGATGAACCAGGTGTCGACGGTCGGCTCGATGATCCTCGGCATCTCCTTCCTGCCGTTCATCTTCAACGTCTACGTCACCGCGCGGAACGCGCCGAAGGTCGCCGTGAACGACCCGTGGGGTTACGGTCGCTCGCTCGAGTGGGCCACGAGCTGCCCGCCGCCGCGGCACAACTTCACGTCGATCCCGCGGATCCGTTCCGAGTCCCCGGCGTTCGACCTGAACCACCCCGAGGCCGGCGTGCCGGTCGGTGTGGGCCCGGCGAAGGACGCTCCGGACGCTCCGACCTACGACGCCGCGAAGGGCGAGGTGAAGTAA
- a CDS encoding ABC transporter permease yields MKWVLSNLDTIGDDTLAHLAVALPPIVIAFLLSIPIGWLVVRLRRPGARRLSSGVGGGIVTFAGLLYAVPSLPLFIALPGLIGTGLQDPVNVVIGLTLYGLALMVRSTVDGLGSVDPATTSAATAMGYSGVQRFFRVDLPLAGPVLLAGLRVVSVSTISLTTVGAVLGIQSLGSLFTDGIGRNIPEEIVAGIVMVLVLAFVLDGLLVLLGRIVMPWTRRSVPSKRAARRMLQTAEVSS; encoded by the coding sequence GTGAAGTGGGTGCTGTCGAACCTCGACACGATCGGGGACGACACGCTGGCGCACCTGGCCGTCGCCCTGCCGCCGATCGTCATCGCGTTCCTGCTGTCGATCCCGATCGGTTGGCTGGTGGTCCGACTCCGGCGACCCGGCGCTCGGCGGCTCAGCAGCGGCGTGGGCGGCGGCATCGTCACGTTCGCGGGACTGCTGTACGCCGTCCCGTCCCTCCCGCTGTTCATCGCACTGCCCGGGCTGATCGGTACCGGTCTGCAGGACCCGGTCAACGTCGTGATCGGATTGACGCTGTACGGTCTCGCGCTCATGGTCCGGTCGACCGTGGACGGGCTCGGGTCGGTCGACCCGGCCACCACGTCGGCGGCGACGGCGATGGGCTACTCGGGCGTGCAGCGCTTCTTCCGTGTCGACCTCCCGCTCGCCGGTCCGGTCCTGCTCGCCGGCCTCCGGGTCGTGTCGGTGTCGACCATCTCGCTCACCACGGTCGGCGCAGTACTCGGCATCCAGAGCCTCGGGTCGCTGTTCACCGACGGCATCGGGCGGAACATCCCGGAGGAGATCGTTGCCGGCATCGTCATGGTCCTCGTCCTCGCGTTCGTGCTCGACGGGCTGCTCGTGCTGCTCGGTCGGATCGTGATGCCGTGGACGCGTCGGTCGGTCCCGTCGAAGCGGGCGGCCCGACGGATGCTGCAGACCGCGGAGGTCTCGTCGTGA